A region from the Rubrivirga sp. SAORIC476 genome encodes:
- a CDS encoding capsule assembly Wzi family protein, which translates to MRRLVGLLSLLLPLGAIAQPEIVPAEHAVYDWMADLRVAGTLPEYRHETIPVDRAAVRRHLDSLTVREDRLPASGRFWLAEYRREFFEPLDGVHSYVGDGEARWQDASAERTLGYFRDDDWRVSIWGEGAIEHRGVGDVRTPGRVGFAPLVRIGTGRSRSARLTFEASYRNYIGLYTSTLSGTITDGARDVLAADPALASIYYVTRDPSNIPGDFDRTSASLRVVGGPFSAEIANERLRYGASVDAPLVLGDHADYLPFVRLGLRTRSVTVEAVHAALSIPSQFVIDETDGGDLFLDSPERYLTVHRLEVQPTGWWTWAYTGMVVYGRRGPEIAYLNPLFPVKAAEHALYDRDNTLFSLETTVRPARGVEANATWLVDDLATATLGDGDYGNKWAIQAGLKATLPRTGATLFGEYTRIEPYTYSHRFREDGVYFNGYTHNGLGLGHPLGPNADQWLAGVSVWLPFRARARLSGRYVRKGENPIDPSTGVVTQVGGDERYGEAPEDGQKTFLSGDLYRGAGLRGLVEVEPARGVALRLYADRQWWQGRAAETFLRVGLSVRP; encoded by the coding sequence ATGCGTCGGCTCGTCGGGCTTCTCTCCTTGCTCCTCCCTCTCGGGGCGATCGCCCAGCCGGAGATCGTCCCGGCCGAGCACGCCGTGTACGACTGGATGGCCGACCTGCGCGTCGCAGGCACGTTGCCGGAGTACCGGCACGAAACGATCCCGGTCGACCGAGCCGCGGTCCGGCGCCATCTCGACAGTCTCACAGTGCGCGAAGACCGGCTGCCCGCGTCCGGTCGGTTCTGGCTCGCCGAGTACCGACGCGAGTTTTTCGAGCCGCTGGACGGCGTCCACAGCTACGTCGGCGACGGGGAGGCGCGGTGGCAGGACGCGAGCGCCGAGCGCACGCTGGGGTACTTCCGCGACGACGACTGGCGGGTCTCGATCTGGGGCGAGGGCGCCATCGAACACCGAGGCGTCGGGGACGTCAGGACGCCTGGGCGGGTCGGATTCGCACCCCTCGTCCGCATCGGCACCGGACGCAGCCGGAGCGCCCGGCTCACATTCGAGGCGAGCTACCGGAACTACATCGGGCTCTACACGAGCACGCTTTCGGGCACCATCACGGACGGCGCCAGGGACGTGCTCGCGGCCGACCCGGCGCTGGCGTCGATCTACTACGTCACCCGGGACCCGTCCAACATCCCAGGCGACTTCGACCGGACGAGCGCGTCGCTGCGCGTCGTGGGGGGGCCGTTCTCGGCGGAGATCGCCAACGAGCGACTCCGCTACGGCGCTTCTGTCGACGCTCCCCTCGTGCTGGGCGACCACGCCGACTACCTCCCGTTCGTCCGCCTCGGGCTGCGGACGCGGAGCGTCACGGTAGAGGCGGTCCACGCAGCCCTGAGCATCCCCTCGCAGTTCGTCATCGACGAGACGGACGGGGGCGACCTGTTCCTCGACAGCCCCGAGCGGTACCTCACTGTTCACCGGCTCGAAGTCCAGCCGACGGGTTGGTGGACCTGGGCGTACACCGGCATGGTGGTGTACGGGCGGCGCGGACCGGAGATCGCCTACCTCAACCCGCTTTTTCCCGTCAAGGCGGCCGAGCACGCGCTCTACGACCGCGACAACACCCTGTTCTCGCTCGAAACGACCGTTCGCCCCGCCCGCGGCGTCGAGGCCAACGCCACCTGGCTCGTTGACGACCTCGCGACTGCGACGCTCGGAGACGGCGACTACGGCAACAAGTGGGCGATCCAGGCCGGATTGAAAGCGACCCTGCCCCGCACCGGCGCGACGCTCTTCGGGGAGTACACCCGCATCGAGCCGTACACCTACTCCCACCGGTTCCGGGAGGACGGGGTCTACTTCAACGGCTACACGCACAATGGCCTCGGCCTCGGCCATCCCCTCGGACCCAACGCCGACCAGTGGCTGGCGGGCGTGAGCGTCTGGCTCCCGTTTCGCGCCCGCGCACGCCTCTCCGGCCGGTACGTGCGGAAGGGCGAGAACCCGATCGACCCCAGTACCGGTGTCGTGACCCAGGTCGGCGGCGACGAACGGTATGGCGAGGCCCCCGAGGATGGGCAGAAGACGTTCCTCTCCGGCGACCTGTACCGCGGCGCGGGCCTCCGTGGCCTCGTCGAGGTGGAGCCCGCACGCGGCGTCGCCCTCCGACTGTATGCGGACCGTCAGTGGTGGCAGGGCCGCGCGGCCGAGACGTTCCTGCGGGTCGGGCTCTCCGTCCGGCCCTGA
- a CDS encoding phosphatidylglycerol lysyltransferase domain-containing protein has translation MPSLQTWTGPLGVTIDYTEIQSWGRVRVAAGGPSGPTPHRPAAAAAFEAQARADRCRVLWFGVETPEDIAPNRPSLVIGAEPVWGAGRWPAMVTRKASVRAQIRRAANKGVTIEPWSSDRVRASAELRAVLADWLARRGLPPMSFMADPFVLDAPGDRRFWVATRNDRAIGYLALRPGDEVFVEWIIQRREAPNGTAALLLDTALRDSGCPAFTLGMVPLSTHAPLSDTAPSLLVRGLLTWTRAHATRFYNFGGLERFKAKFVPDRWRPLHLVTTGRPISVFTFHDVAAAFAAPRAPTRFVGRALLDAAAHEIRDATEAARDWLSSR, from the coding sequence ATGCCAAGCCTCCAGACGTGGACCGGCCCGCTCGGCGTGACCATCGACTACACCGAAATCCAGTCGTGGGGACGAGTTCGGGTCGCGGCAGGAGGTCCTTCCGGGCCGACGCCCCACCGTCCGGCCGCCGCCGCCGCGTTCGAGGCGCAGGCGCGGGCTGACAGGTGCCGCGTGCTCTGGTTCGGGGTGGAAACCCCCGAGGACATCGCACCGAACCGGCCGTCGCTCGTGATCGGAGCGGAGCCGGTGTGGGGCGCCGGCCGGTGGCCCGCGATGGTGACCCGAAAAGCGTCGGTGAGGGCGCAGATCCGACGGGCGGCCAACAAGGGAGTGACCATCGAGCCGTGGAGCTCTGACCGCGTCCGCGCGTCCGCCGAACTCCGCGCCGTCCTGGCCGACTGGCTCGCGCGACGCGGCCTCCCGCCGATGTCGTTCATGGCCGACCCGTTCGTGCTGGACGCTCCGGGCGACCGTCGGTTCTGGGTCGCGACACGAAACGACCGGGCCATCGGGTACCTGGCGCTTCGACCGGGGGACGAGGTGTTCGTCGAGTGGATCATCCAGCGGCGAGAGGCACCGAACGGCACCGCCGCGTTGCTGCTCGACACGGCACTCCGGGACTCGGGATGCCCGGCGTTCACGCTCGGCATGGTGCCCCTCTCCACCCATGCCCCACTGTCCGACACGGCGCCCTCGCTGCTCGTGCGCGGGCTCCTGACGTGGACACGCGCGCACGCGACGCGCTTCTACAACTTCGGCGGACTGGAGCGCTTCAAGGCCAAGTTCGTCCCCGACCGCTGGCGCCCCCTCCACCTCGTGACGACCGGACGCCCGATCTCTGTGTTCACGTTTCACGACGTCGCCGCCGCGTTCGCCGCGCCACGGGCTCCGACCCGCTTCGTTGGCCGAGCGCTGCTCGATGCCGCAGCCCACGAGATTCGCGACGCTACCGAGGCGGCCAGGGACTGGCTCAGTTCGCGCTGA
- a CDS encoding DUF4252 domain-containing protein, whose product MSSRIAVLLLALSLSGCVSIEMGRLAREVEQEVERDGSAEIGRGFAVAFGGGTIGTSRFLGRLVAPESTEPYRRLSASVRQVKVARYPLVGTIDGMRMARPSRLDAYEADGWLPMVSARDSASATWVLYREDAEGLRLTDLLAVVVSDEELVLTRITGDLTTLALEAFRESMGDSILRDALDDSGVLPTEVEPDDGPPVDAGP is encoded by the coding sequence ATGAGTAGCCGCATCGCGGTCCTGCTGCTGGCGCTCTCGTTGTCCGGCTGCGTGTCGATCGAGATGGGCCGCCTGGCCCGCGAGGTCGAGCAGGAGGTCGAGCGTGATGGATCGGCGGAGATCGGTCGCGGCTTCGCCGTCGCGTTCGGGGGCGGCACCATCGGCACGAGCCGCTTCCTGGGCCGCCTCGTCGCGCCCGAGTCCACCGAGCCGTACCGGCGCCTCAGTGCGTCGGTGCGGCAGGTGAAGGTGGCGCGCTACCCGCTCGTCGGCACCATCGACGGGATGCGGATGGCCCGCCCTTCACGCCTCGACGCCTACGAGGCCGACGGCTGGCTGCCCATGGTCTCGGCCCGCGACTCGGCGTCCGCCACGTGGGTGCTCTACCGCGAGGACGCCGAGGGCCTGCGCCTGACGGACCTGCTCGCGGTCGTCGTCTCCGACGAGGAGTTGGTCCTCACGCGCATCACCGGCGACCTGACCACGCTCGCCCTCGAGGCGTTCCGGGAGAGCATGGGCGACTCCATCCTCCGCGACGCGCTCGACGACTCGGGCGTCCTCCCCACCGAGGTGGAACCGGACGACGGCCCGCCGGTCGATGCCGGACCATGA
- a CDS encoding thiamine pyrophosphate-dependent enzyme — MSVAPSVDSATRVAEADLLARYRALRVPRAVEDKMLRLIRQNRLSKWFSGYGQEAIAVGCALALKDRDWLLPMHRNLGVWTTRGVPLRPLFCQLMGREGGFTKGRDRTFHFGLPERRIVGMISHLAAMLPVADGLGLASRLRGEDAVAVAFTGEGATREGDFHEALNLAAVWSLPVIFVVENNGYGLSTPTADALPVTDIADAAAGYGMPGVVVDGNDLDSVIASVGAAVVRARSGEGPTLLEMKTFRVRGHEEASGTKYVPPALIAEWETRDPVDRYRARLADLGVAVDVLDAIDAEIEAEIEAVAEWALTQPEVTATTEHEHADLYAPARPQSTFESSPVDDGVRFIDALSDGLRDAFDADDTTVLMGQDVAEYGGVFKVTAGFLERFGAERIRNTPIIESGALGCALGLAIDGFRPVVEMQYADFITCGFNQIANNLTTTHYRWGTAVPVTIRAPFGGGIGAGPFHSQSPEAWFCHIPGLKVVVPSTPADAKGLLRSAIEDDNPVLVFEHKALYRSLRGPVPTGPHRVALGEATVVRPGADLTLVTWGVGVQWALALADRLSGEDVALEVVDLRTLVPWDRETVLASVRKTNRLVVLHEAARTGGFGAEIAAEVAEAAFAALDAPPARVGGADLPIAFSKAIEQEVYSAQARLTEVVRRTLAY, encoded by the coding sequence ATGTCCGTCGCCCCGTCCGTCGACTCCGCCACCCGCGTGGCCGAGGCCGATCTTCTTGCCCGCTACCGGGCGCTCCGCGTCCCGCGTGCCGTCGAGGACAAGATGCTCCGGCTCATCCGCCAGAACCGGCTCTCGAAGTGGTTCAGCGGGTACGGTCAGGAGGCCATCGCCGTCGGGTGCGCGCTCGCGCTCAAGGACCGGGACTGGCTGCTGCCCATGCACCGCAACCTGGGCGTCTGGACGACGCGCGGCGTGCCGCTGCGCCCACTCTTCTGCCAGCTGATGGGGCGGGAGGGAGGCTTCACGAAAGGCCGCGACCGCACCTTCCACTTCGGGCTCCCCGAGCGTCGCATCGTAGGCATGATCTCGCACCTCGCGGCCATGCTGCCCGTCGCCGACGGCCTCGGGCTGGCGTCACGACTGCGCGGCGAGGACGCCGTCGCGGTCGCCTTCACGGGCGAGGGCGCGACGCGCGAGGGCGACTTCCACGAGGCGCTGAACCTGGCCGCGGTCTGGTCGCTCCCGGTGATCTTCGTCGTCGAGAACAACGGTTACGGGCTCTCGACGCCGACCGCCGACGCACTTCCGGTCACGGACATCGCCGATGCCGCGGCAGGTTATGGGATGCCCGGCGTGGTGGTGGATGGCAATGATCTCGACTCCGTTATTGCAAGTGTCGGCGCTGCCGTCGTCCGCGCCCGGTCGGGGGAGGGGCCGACGCTGCTGGAGATGAAGACCTTCCGGGTGCGAGGCCACGAGGAGGCCAGCGGGACCAAGTACGTCCCTCCTGCACTCATCGCCGAGTGGGAGACCCGCGACCCTGTCGACCGCTACCGAGCCCGCCTGGCCGACCTCGGCGTCGCGGTCGACGTTCTCGATGCCATCGACGCGGAAATCGAGGCGGAGATCGAGGCGGTCGCCGAGTGGGCGCTCACGCAGCCTGAGGTGACGGCCACGACCGAGCACGAGCACGCCGACCTGTACGCCCCGGCGCGTCCACAGTCCACCTTCGAGTCGAGCCCGGTGGACGACGGCGTCCGCTTCATCGACGCTCTCAGCGACGGCCTCCGCGATGCGTTCGACGCCGACGACACGACGGTCCTCATGGGGCAGGACGTGGCGGAGTACGGGGGCGTCTTCAAGGTGACGGCGGGCTTCCTGGAGCGCTTCGGGGCGGAGCGGATCCGCAACACGCCCATCATCGAGAGCGGAGCGCTCGGGTGCGCGCTCGGCCTCGCCATCGACGGCTTTCGCCCGGTCGTCGAGATGCAGTACGCGGACTTCATCACGTGCGGGTTCAACCAGATCGCCAACAACCTCACCACGACCCACTACCGTTGGGGAACGGCGGTGCCGGTGACCATCCGCGCGCCGTTCGGGGGCGGCATCGGGGCGGGACCGTTCCACAGCCAGAGTCCCGAGGCCTGGTTTTGCCACATCCCCGGCCTCAAGGTGGTGGTCCCCTCGACGCCGGCCGACGCCAAGGGGCTGCTCCGGTCTGCCATCGAGGACGACAATCCGGTGCTCGTCTTCGAGCACAAGGCGCTCTACCGGTCGCTCCGCGGCCCGGTACCGACGGGTCCCCACCGCGTCGCACTGGGAGAGGCCACCGTGGTCCGCCCGGGCGCGGACCTGACGCTCGTCACGTGGGGCGTCGGGGTGCAGTGGGCGCTCGCGCTCGCAGACCGCCTGTCGGGCGAGGATGTCGCCCTGGAGGTCGTCGACCTGCGCACGCTCGTACCGTGGGACCGGGAGACGGTGCTCGCCTCGGTGCGCAAGACGAACCGACTGGTCGTGCTGCACGAAGCGGCCCGGACCGGCGGGTTCGGGGCCGAGATCGCCGCGGAGGTGGCCGAGGCGGCCTTCGCCGCGCTGGACGCTCCCCCCGCCCGTGTGGGCGGGGCGGACCTGCCGATCGCCTTCTCGAAGGCCATCGAGCAGGAGGTCTATTCGGCGCAGGCGCGCCTGACAGAGGTCGTCCGCCGAACGCTCGCGTACTGA
- a CDS encoding DinB family protein, with translation MTDLAAAYIEARERLLTLTDGMTHEAYNAKPSESSWSVGECVVHLNTIAKGYLPALEAAVADPNAPRGTGPFRYGWAGRKFVDMLRPGTRAMPTAGAMKPPETAGLVSEIDLDRSLTRFREDIDRYVAVVEAADGLDLAAIKIRSPFLKLMRFQLGVFLEAMGQHCLRHVGQAERAVAATQGAA, from the coding sequence ATGACCGATCTCGCCGCCGCCTACATCGAGGCGCGTGAGCGCCTGCTCACCCTCACGGATGGCATGACGCATGAGGCGTACAACGCCAAGCCGTCCGAGTCGTCGTGGTCGGTTGGCGAGTGCGTGGTGCACCTCAACACGATCGCGAAGGGCTACCTGCCGGCCCTGGAAGCCGCCGTCGCCGATCCCAACGCGCCGCGAGGCACGGGGCCGTTCCGCTATGGCTGGGCGGGGAGGAAGTTCGTGGACATGCTCCGCCCGGGGACACGCGCGATGCCGACCGCTGGGGCGATGAAGCCGCCGGAGACGGCCGGACTGGTCTCGGAGATCGACCTGGACCGCTCGCTGACGCGATTCCGCGAGGACATCGACCGCTACGTCGCCGTCGTCGAGGCCGCGGACGGGCTGGACCTGGCGGCCATCAAGATCCGCTCGCCGTTCCTGAAGCTGATGCGGTTCCAACTCGGCGTCTTCCTGGAGGCGATGGGCCAGCACTGTCTCCGCCACGTCGGACAGGCGGAGCGGGCCGTCGCTGCAACACAGGGGGCCGCCTGA
- a CDS encoding PorV/PorQ family protein, producing MILSPRRTWLAALVFLSLVLPASAQTVVKYGADYLAAGVGARALGMGGAYIAHADDVTAGYWNVSGLDAVRTPEVAYMHAERFDGAVAFDYAAGAYPLSDRSTLGVTFIRSAVDDIANTLDAYDPATGQINPDDVTLFSAADNALFVSYARGVGDKLSLGASAKVIRRGVGDFASAWAYSLDVGAQLDLGRVRLGLMVQDATGMVQSWSVDADRFAEVDSSSRPVGLTELVLPLARLGASTQIPLSDDIGLTAAADLDLGFDGQSAYVLDAGGVSFRPRVGAELTFRDLLAFRAGLSDVTTSERFGTQITPSVGAGVRLGALAIDYGFGDFGGVTSELGFSHRVSLAYRFGASPR from the coding sequence ATGATTCTGTCGCCGCGCCGCACCTGGCTGGCCGCTCTCGTCTTTCTGTCGCTCGTCCTTCCGGCGTCGGCCCAGACCGTCGTCAAGTACGGTGCCGACTACCTGGCGGCCGGGGTGGGGGCCCGCGCCCTCGGGATGGGCGGGGCCTACATCGCCCACGCCGACGACGTCACGGCGGGCTACTGGAACGTCTCCGGTTTGGACGCGGTGCGGACGCCCGAGGTCGCATACATGCACGCCGAGCGCTTCGACGGCGCCGTCGCATTCGACTACGCCGCAGGCGCCTACCCGCTGTCCGACCGCTCGACGTTGGGCGTCACATTCATCCGCTCGGCCGTGGACGACATTGCGAACACGCTCGACGCCTACGACCCGGCGACCGGCCAGATCAACCCGGACGACGTCACGCTCTTCTCGGCCGCCGACAACGCGCTGTTCGTGTCCTACGCGCGGGGCGTCGGCGACAAGCTGTCGCTCGGCGCGTCCGCCAAGGTGATCCGGCGCGGCGTGGGCGACTTCGCGAGCGCGTGGGCGTATTCGCTCGACGTGGGCGCGCAACTCGACCTCGGGCGCGTCCGCCTCGGGCTGATGGTGCAGGACGCGACCGGCATGGTCCAGTCCTGGTCCGTGGACGCCGACCGGTTCGCCGAGGTGGACTCGTCGAGCCGCCCGGTGGGGCTCACCGAACTGGTGCTGCCGCTCGCGCGCCTCGGCGCCTCCACTCAGATCCCGCTCTCCGACGACATCGGCCTGACGGCCGCCGCGGACCTCGACCTCGGCTTCGACGGCCAGTCGGCCTACGTGCTGGACGCGGGTGGGGTCTCGTTCCGGCCACGCGTGGGCGCCGAGTTGACGTTCCGCGACCTGCTCGCCTTCCGGGCCGGACTCTCGGACGTGACCACGAGCGAGCGATTCGGGACCCAGATCACACCGTCGGTGGGCGCAGGGGTCCGACTGGGTGCGCTCGCTATCGACTACGGCTTTGGCGACTTCGGGGGCGTCACCAGCGAACTGGGCTTTTCGCATCGCGTCTCGCTGGCGTATCGTTTCGGCGCGTCCCCCCGCTAA
- a CDS encoding sugar transferase produces the protein MSRRIEILALVLGDALATAAVLGAVVWGAPGWDWIPTVLGSQVLGESLLVLAWVLLFAFSGLYAERYARGRLDELATLVKVVIFGCLALLFGLVVDRLEASELRTAIGLYALAQFGAVGTIRLAVRAVQRALVVRGYGRHRAIVVGWSDRVETLYHDLARYPAANIEIVGAVRLRDRSAVPVLVEDGPVTISERFPGGDALPAGAIEVTAAGAPQAAVAELPGLIDRLLVQDVILALGTEDHAMLDEVLRVCDGKPVTLKLVPDFYAAIGGMARTEHTYGLPLIEVLPEPMPAWERRTKRIVDVIVSALILVVGAPLWLILGGLVRATSPGPAIYRQTRVGRLGRPFTMLKFRTMVDDAERHTGPVWAERGDTRVTPVGRILRRLRLDEIPQLWNVLTGQMSLVGPRPERPYFVEQLADQIPLYSRRHRIQPGVTGLAQVKWRYDTDLDDVRQKLKYDLFYIETMSLSLDAKILFRTIRTALAGEGR, from the coding sequence TTGTCTCGTCGCATTGAGATTCTGGCTCTCGTCCTCGGGGACGCCCTCGCCACCGCTGCGGTGTTGGGGGCGGTGGTCTGGGGTGCGCCCGGCTGGGACTGGATCCCCACGGTGCTGGGGTCGCAGGTCCTCGGAGAGAGCCTGCTCGTGCTCGCCTGGGTGCTGCTCTTCGCGTTCTCCGGCCTCTACGCCGAGCGCTACGCCCGGGGCCGCCTCGACGAACTGGCGACGCTGGTCAAGGTGGTGATTTTCGGCTGCCTCGCCCTGCTGTTCGGGCTCGTGGTGGACCGGCTGGAGGCCAGCGAACTGCGGACCGCCATCGGGCTCTACGCTCTCGCCCAGTTTGGCGCCGTCGGGACGATCCGGCTCGCGGTGCGGGCGGTGCAGCGTGCGCTGGTGGTGCGCGGCTACGGCCGCCACCGCGCCATCGTGGTGGGCTGGTCGGACCGTGTCGAGACGCTCTACCACGACCTCGCGCGGTATCCGGCGGCCAACATCGAGATCGTCGGCGCGGTCCGCCTGCGAGACCGCTCGGCGGTGCCGGTGCTGGTAGAGGACGGACCGGTGACGATCTCCGAGCGCTTCCCCGGAGGGGATGCACTCCCGGCTGGTGCCATCGAGGTGACGGCCGCCGGGGCACCCCAGGCGGCCGTGGCCGAACTGCCCGGGCTCATCGACCGGCTCCTCGTCCAGGACGTGATCCTGGCTCTGGGCACCGAGGACCACGCGATGCTGGACGAGGTGCTTCGGGTGTGCGACGGCAAGCCGGTCACGCTCAAGCTCGTCCCCGACTTTTATGCCGCCATCGGCGGGATGGCGCGGACGGAGCACACCTACGGGCTTCCCCTCATCGAGGTGCTCCCAGAGCCGATGCCGGCCTGGGAGCGGCGGACCAAGCGCATCGTGGATGTGATCGTGAGCGCGCTCATCCTCGTCGTCGGGGCTCCCCTCTGGCTGATCCTCGGCGGGCTGGTCCGCGCGACCTCACCGGGGCCAGCCATCTACCGGCAGACGCGCGTCGGCCGCCTCGGGCGCCCGTTCACCATGCTCAAGTTCCGGACGATGGTGGACGATGCCGAGCGCCACACGGGCCCCGTCTGGGCCGAGCGCGGCGACACCCGCGTGACGCCCGTGGGCCGGATTCTGCGCCGGCTGCGCCTGGACGAAATCCCGCAGCTCTGGAACGTGCTCACGGGCCAGATGAGCCTCGTCGGGCCCCGTCCCGAACGGCCGTACTTCGTGGAGCAACTCGCAGATCAAATCCCGCTCTACAGCCGCCGCCACCGCATCCAGCCGGGCGTAACAGGGCTCGCGCAGGTCAAGTGGCGGTACGACACCGACCTCGACGATGTCCGCCAGAAGCTGAAGTACGACCTGTTCTACATCGAAACGATGAGTCTGAGCCTGGACGCCAAGATCCTGTTCCGGACCATCCGCACGGCGCTGGCAGGAGAGGGGCGGTAG